A single genomic interval of Armigeres subalbatus isolate Guangzhou_Male chromosome 1, GZ_Asu_2, whole genome shotgun sequence harbors:
- the LOC134205722 gene encoding uncharacterized protein LOC134205722, which produces MKAKFIGDDGIAMTVHEIEELNGRSTSDSMFVGLLATHLVGADKFKRHECHWSTLSSLCKTEKNQMDLRCIQQPGKLDPHILDFIFNKVAERVALTVGPTKVKLIRKQSEMVVIKRSPT; this is translated from the exons ATGAAG GCCAAGTTCATCGGAGACGACGGAATTGCAATGACTGTACATGAAATTGAAGAATTAAACGGGAGGTCCACGTCTGACAGCATGTTTGTTGGGCTATTGGCTACCCATTTGGTAGGAGCGGATAAATTTAAAAGACATGAGTGTCACTGGTCAACCCTGTCATCGCTATGCAAAACTGAAAAAAACCAGATGGATCTCCGCTGTATCCAGCAGCCAGGGAAATTGGACCCTCACATATTGGATTTCATTTTCA ACAAGGTTGCTGAACGAGTTGCCTTAACGGTTGGTCCCACGAAAGTCAAGCTGATCAGGAAACAATCAGAAATGGTTGTTATCAAGAGGTCGCCAACCTAA